GTTCCAGGCATCTTTCACACCGATCCCTACCTGCTGAATGCCTGCGATGAGAGTTGTTTCTTTTTCTTTCAAATTTTCTAAATTAAGCCCACAAAACTATGAAAAATTAAGAACGAATCTTAAAACCCAAAGTAATGGTACCTATTTTTGACAAATGAATATATATTCTGCCCAGCAACAACACGAAATTGATCAAAACTGCATCTCAATTGAACCTATTTCGTCAATCGACCTTATGGAGCGAGCAAGCCATGCATTTTGTAAGGTTTTCAAAGAAAGTTTCACAGCTGAAAACAAATTAGATGTTTTCTGTGGGGGTGGGAATAACGCTGGTGATGCACTAGCTATAGCAAGGATATTATTTCAACAAGGTTACGACATACAGGTATATTTGATTCAAAGCGAATTCAAAACCGATGAATTTGAAACGAATCTAGAAAGGCTAAGAGCGATATTACCGAGCTCAAAAATTTGCAATTGGAGCCAAATTGAGCACCCAAAAACGAATGATATTGCAATAGACGGTATTTTTGGAACAGGTCTTAACCGACCATTAAGTTTAAAATACGGTGAAATATGTCAATTCATTAATTCCAACTATACCGACATTGTTGCAATTGATATTCCATCGGGTATGTATGCAGACAAACTCAATGATCCATCAGATGCTTTTGTAAAACCTAGCCTTTGTATTAGTTTTCATGCCCCAAAACTTTGCTTTTTCTTGGATGAAAGTGGTCAATGGATCAAAGAATGGAAAGTTGTAGATATTGGAATTTTGAAAGAAGCAGAAAAAGACTTAGCCACCTCCTATCATTTAAGCTCTTTTTCAGAATGCGAAAGTTTAATAACTCCAAGAGCTCAGTTTACACATAAAGGGACATTTGGTTATGGCATGTTATGGGCGGGCTCAATAGGAATGTTTGGTGCGGCTATCCTAAGCTCTAGAGCTGCCATGAGATCGGGCATAGGGAAATTAACAGTTTTCTCTCCCGAAGCTGGACATGATATTGTACAAATAGGTACTCCTGAGGCCATGTTTCTATCAAGTAAAAATCTACATGAATATAGACCATTTTCTGCAATTGGTATTGGTCCGGGATTGGGAAGTGTCGCAAACTTCAAAGGATTGGTGTTATCACTTTTAGAGCATTACAGCGAACTCCCTTGGATTATTGATGCAGATGCAATTAACATGTTTTCTCAAAATAGAGAGCTCTTAACAAAGCTTCCCCAAAGTTGTATTTTCACTCCCCATCCTAAAGAATTAGAAAGGCTAACAGGATTAAAAGCCAATAACAGACTTCAACAAATAGAAAATGCTAGAGACTTTTGTAAAAAACATAACTGTATCTTGCTATTGAAAGGAGCATATTCTGCCATTTGCAATAACGAAGGTGAAGTCTTTTTTAATCCAAATGGAAATCCAGGAATGGCTACTGCTGGCAGTGGAGATGTGCTCACCGGAATTGTCTTAGCCTTTCTAAGTCAGGGATATAACACCCAAAATGCAGCAATACTGGGTGCATATCTTCATGGAAAAGCGGGAGACAAAGCTGCTAAATCAAGAAATGAAAGGGCATTAATTGCCTCAGATATCATCGAAAATCTATAAAAATGAACTGGTACGAAATTAAAAATATTGAAACTGTTGACTCTCCATCGCTCCTTATATTTAAGGATAGGCTTATCCAAAATATTGATCAAATGATTGCGATGGTTGATGGAGATACGAATCGACTAATGCCACATGTAAAAACAAATAAGTGTATCGAAGTAGTTGGCTTAATGGTGGCAAAAGGAATTAAAAAATTTAAAGCATCTACCATAGCCGAAGCTGAAATGGCTGCAATGGCCGGAGCAAATAAGGTTCTTATTGCCCATCAACTAGTTGGTCCAAAAATCGATCGTTTCAATCAATTGTGTAAAACTTTTCCAAAAGTAGACTTCTCATTCCTACTTGATAACGCCAGCCACTTAAGCAATCTAAACACTAAGTTTATAGCTGCTAAAGTTCAAGTAAATGTTTATATTGATATTAACAACGGCATGAATCGTTCAGGTATTAAAACTGAAAACCTAAATGACCTAATTAATAAAATAAATGCCTGTGAAACGGTGAATCTCCTTGGATTACACGTTTATGACGGACATCATCGCCAAGTTAATTTTGAAGAAAGGCTAGAAAAGATTGAGAGTGATTTCTCAAACATAGATACAACAAATTACGAAGTAATATCAGGCGGAAGTCCTGCTTTCAATATTCATAGCAAGAACAAAAATAGAATTTGCAGCCCTGGCACAAGCGTATTTTGGGACTGGGGCTATGGTGAGAAATTTAAAGAACAAGGGTTTAAAGAAGCTGCGATTTTAGTAACTAGGGTTATTTCAAAACCAAGTGAAGGTCTCATAACTATAGACCTAGGACATAAGGCTGTGGCTGCAGAAAACCCGATTGATAGAAGAATAAAATTCCTCAATCTTAACAACTACGTTTTACTTTCGCAAAGTGAAGAGCACGGCGTACTTTCGGTTGAAAATTGGAACGAAATCGCAATAGGTGATGTATTTTATGGAGTTCCCTATCACGTATGCCCAAGTGTAAACTTATACGAAGAAATGGGGATAGTAGTAGACAACGAAGTACAAGAGTACTGGCAAGTAATAGCACGTAAAAGAAAAATAACTATTTGATATGCTCGAAGTTACCTCTGACAATAAATTAAAAAAGATTTTGGTTGTAGGAGATCGTGTTTTGATCAAACCCAAAAATCCAAACGATAAAACTAAATCTGGACTCTTTTTACCTCCTACTGTTACAGCTAAAGAAGAAGTGAAAAGTGGCTTTGTAGTTAAAGTAGGCCCTGGATACCCAATTCCTAACAGTGGTGAAGACGAGCCTTGGAAACAAACCGAAGAGAAGGTAAAATATATGCCCCTGCAAGCAGAAGAGGGCGATTTGGCGATTTACCTTCAAAGGCACGCCATAGAAATACAACTCGATGGTGAAAAGTTCGTAATTGTGCCTCAGGGATCTATTCTTATGCTCGAGAGGTCAGAGGATCTGTATTGATCTATTTCATTTGAGCTAAAGCAAAATCTGCTTCTGCAATGAGACCTTCCTCAGTAAACATGCCTTCAAGGCGGTGAACAACTTTTCCATCTTTATCTAGAAATAAATATGTTGGAAACGAATTGACCTTGTAATTTAAACTCACATTAACACCATCAAAGCTCTCTACATCTACTTTGTAATTCACGAAGTTTTTGGAAAATTTATTAATAACCGAGGGTAACTTGAATACATTCTCATCCATGTATTTGCACGGGCCACACCATACAGCATATAAGTCCACAAAAACTAGTTTATTACTTTCTGCAGCTTGTTGAAGCACATTTTCAATGGGAGTATCCACTACACTTTGAAAATCGATTGAAGAGGATGGTGGCTTTTGGCAACTATCCATTACAAGAAGCACTAGGATGGCAATTAACTTTCGGAAAACTTTCATTTAATATGTTTTAATGAGAGATTTCAAAAACCATCCCATTTTTCAGGTAATTCAATTCTTTTTAAACGAGTTCTGAATACTTTTGGTATCTACACCTTCTTTTTTAGCAAGTTTTATTGACCTTTTAATTGCTTTTTTAGCATCACCACCTCTTCCTAATTTTTTCAAAATCAAGGCATAAGTCTGCCAATTCGTTGGTGTTTCAAGCAGCTTAATGGCGTAAGCAGACCATTTAAGGGCATCTTTTAATTCAGCGGGGCTATTTGTCATTTGATAAAAACCATATGCAAATTCATTTAATTGAAAAGATGCTGCTCTTCTAGAACTCCCCTCTATGGACGCTATAGCAGCCTGTAATCTCGGTGAAGTTTCTGTAACTCCATTTCTAAACGCATCTGCCTTAACTTGCTCTATTTTCTGCTGGTCAAGCTCATCAAAACTCTCGGGCTCTTTTTGCATAATTAAACCTGCCTCACCATGAGCAATAATCGCAAAGTGTTTGAAATTCTTAGTTAGCCTCGCGAAGTCATACCTAAACTGACGTTCTTCATCCAACGCACCTTCTTTAGAATACGCACTAGCATGAACAGCTTTAATTAGTTCTTCAAAAAGTGTTTCGTCTTGCTCATTAACAGCTTTTTTAAAACTTAGAATTTTTGCTTTAGAAATTCCATCCAAAATAGATTTCTGTTGACTTTCGGTCATTTTCAAGAAACTATCCAACGACCCCAATAAAACATCAAAACCTTTGGACCTTATACTTGTCACATTATTAGCAATGAGTTGTAATACTTTTTCAGTTTTCAAGTTTGCCTGAGATGCGTATTTCAGATACTCTTCTAGCAAAATATCCTGTGCACCGTTAAGTTGATACTTCCTTTCTATCAACTCAAATAAGAAAGCAGGTTCTCTATTTCCGTTCTCATAATCAGTTTCAAGTTCATTTAAAGGCACATATGTTTTCGCAACTTTACTTGCAGCATCCGCTTCGCGTAGCAATCTAACAGGAGAATGATACCCAATAATTTTGTACACTATGTCGCCTTCAGCATTAAGGAATAGATAGGTGGGATATTCCGATACTCCAAATTTCTCGGCAAGCAATTCCCCCTCCCCTTCCTCAGCATCGAAACGTGCGTTTATATACCTACTATTAAATACGTCCCCAACCTCGTCTTTTGAGAAAACAGACTTGTCCATTACCTTGCATGGCCCACACCAAGTAGCATAGAGGTCCAAAAATATAAGTTTGTTTTCCGATTTAGCAGTTTTTCTTACTTCGGACCAGTTTGTTTCCAAAAAAACCACACCGTCCGTACCCTTTGCTATAAAGCAAATGGACATAAAAATGGCAAATTTCAGTATGGAAAAGTTTTTTTTGATAGTGGTAAACAGTTTGATTTCACAATTTATTCATTTAAAGCAACTATTTGAATTCTTAAAGCGGATTTTAATCTAAAAAAAGGATTTGAAGAATCCTTTCGTTGTAAATTGCAGAAATTTTAGTGAATCAAATATGTTAAGACCATTTCTAGGTAATATAGGCCACGGATTTGTAGTATTATCTTTCGTTTTCTCGCTTATAGCGACTTATTTTTTCTTTCTTGACTCCAAAAAAGAAAATAACTTTTTTACTTGGGCAAAACGTGCGTTTTGGATCCAAAGCATTGCCACAGTAGGAATTTGCGTGAGTTTATTCCTTATTATTTTCAATCATTATTTTGAATACCATTATGCTTGGGATAATGCTTCTCTAAGCCTACCTCTCGGGTATGCCATATCCTGTTTTTGGCAGGATCAAGAGGGCAGTTTCCTACTATGGATGTTTTGGAATGCTATAGTTGGAGTGTTTTTACTTTTTACTTTTTCAAAAGGTAAGAAGAAAGCCTTTGCCGATAACTTACACAGCCCTACAATGGTGGTAATAAGTGCAATTCAAGCATTTCTTGCCTCTATGATCTTAGGTGTCGTATTTTTTAGCGAATTGAAAATTGGAAGCTCTCCATTTTTACTTCTAAGGCAATCAATGCCAGATCTACAATTATGGGCCACTAATCCTGACTTTATACCTAAAGATGGAAATGGTCTAAATCCATTACTTCAAAACTACTGGATGGTTATACACCCTCCTACCCTATTCCTAGGCTTTAGTTTAACGATGGTGCCTTTCGCTATGGCAATTGCATCGCTTTGGAAGAAGGATTATAAAAGCTGGTTAAAATTAGCTCTACCTTGGTCACTTGTAGCAGCAGTTGTGTTGGGTACAGGTATTATCATGGGAGGAGTTTGGGCCTATGAAACCTTGAACTTTGGCGGATATTGGAATTGGGATCCTGTTGAAAATGCCGTTTATGTTCCTTGGATCATATTAGTGGCTGCTTTTCATACCTTATTTCTAGCCCAAAAGAGCAGTACGGCACTTAAGTATTCATACATACTTATTATCGCACAATTCATTCTTATTCTTTATTCTACGTTTTTGACTCGAAGCGGTATTTTAGGAAATGCTTCTGTTCACTCTTTTACGGACCTTGGCTTATCAGGTCAATTATTAATTTACCTTTTAACTTTTGTTGTTTTGGCGATTGTTTTAATCGCTATAAGATGGAAAGATTTACCTCGAGACCAAAAAGAACTCGATACTCACACACCCGACTTTTGGGTTTTCATGGGTGTATTAACTCTCTCTCTGGCAGCTTTTCAAGTTATTTTAACAACTTCAATTCCAGTTTACAACGCAATTGCAGAAGGCTTAGGGTTTGACCTAAACTGGGCAATGCCTACCGATCCTATTGCTCACTTCACCAGTTTTCAGATGTGGCTATTTATAGTTGCAATTGCCCTTACTGGTCTTGGACAATATTTCTGGTGGAGAAGGATAACTTCAAAAAAACTAAATGAACTAATAGCACCCTTGATTATTACTCTTCTGGTTTCATCTATTGCTATTATTTTGACAAAAATTAATGATTGGAAATATATCATTCTCCTTACAGCTTCGATTTTTGGACTAGTATGTAATTTAAGTATCCTAACTGACCTATTTAAGGGTAAATTCAAAGTTGCTGGAGGAGTAATTGCCCATGTTGGTGTAGGTCTAATGTTGCTAGGAATTATGTTTTCGTCAGCCTATGAAAGAACTATTTCTATCAACATGACAGGAAATCAAATATTTTCAGACTCCGAAAAAGAAAGTAGAGAAAATGTACTACTTTGGCTCAATCGCCCACTTAAAATGGGTGACTTCACTTTAGATTATCGTGGGGAATTTGTTGATGTTAGAGGTGTTCCTGGTTACATTGAAAAGAAATATGTAAAACCGATAATTGGAAGTGGTTTCAAAGGCCTAGCCCTTGCACCTATCACTGACAATAACGATACATTGGTCAATCGCTTCGATACACTAGCTTACGAGGCAGAAAACACCTACTACCAAGTAGCTTATTCAGACTCCAAAGGAAATGAATTTAACCTGTATCCACGTTTTCAAGTAAACGAAAGCATGGGAAATGTAGCTTCTCCAGACATTAAACAATTTTGGAATAGAGATATTTACTCACATGTCACATACGTTACTCGTGAACAAGATAAGGAGTGGTCAGCTCCAATGGACTACAATGTGGCATTAAGAGATACATTTTTCCTAAATGATTATGTAGCTATTTTGGACGACGTTGTG
This portion of the Spirosomataceae bacterium TFI 002 genome encodes:
- a CDS encoding NAD(P)H-hydrate epimerase encodes the protein MNIYSAQQQHEIDQNCISIEPISSIDLMERASHAFCKVFKESFTAENKLDVFCGGGNNAGDALAIARILFQQGYDIQVYLIQSEFKTDEFETNLERLRAILPSSKICNWSQIEHPKTNDIAIDGIFGTGLNRPLSLKYGEICQFINSNYTDIVAIDIPSGMYADKLNDPSDAFVKPSLCISFHAPKLCFFLDESGQWIKEWKVVDIGILKEAEKDLATSYHLSSFSECESLITPRAQFTHKGTFGYGMLWAGSIGMFGAAILSSRAAMRSGIGKLTVFSPEAGHDIVQIGTPEAMFLSSKNLHEYRPFSAIGIGPGLGSVANFKGLVLSLLEHYSELPWIIDADAINMFSQNRELLTKLPQSCIFTPHPKELERLTGLKANNRLQQIENARDFCKKHNCILLLKGAYSAICNNEGEVFFNPNGNPGMATAGSGDVLTGIVLAFLSQGYNTQNAAILGAYLHGKAGDKAAKSRNERALIASDIIENL
- a CDS encoding D-serine deaminase, pyridoxal phosphate-dependent, which encodes MNWYEIKNIETVDSPSLLIFKDRLIQNIDQMIAMVDGDTNRLMPHVKTNKCIEVVGLMVAKGIKKFKASTIAEAEMAAMAGANKVLIAHQLVGPKIDRFNQLCKTFPKVDFSFLLDNASHLSNLNTKFIAAKVQVNVYIDINNGMNRSGIKTENLNDLINKINACETVNLLGLHVYDGHHRQVNFEERLEKIESDFSNIDTTNYEVISGGSPAFNIHSKNKNRICSPGTSVFWDWGYGEKFKEQGFKEAAILVTRVISKPSEGLITIDLGHKAVAAENPIDRRIKFLNLNNYVLLSQSEEHGVLSVENWNEIAIGDVFYGVPYHVCPSVNLYEEMGIVVDNEVQEYWQVIARKRKITI
- a CDS encoding Co-chaperonin GroES (HSP10); protein product: MLEVTSDNKLKKILVVGDRVLIKPKNPNDKTKSGLFLPPTVTAKEEVKSGFVVKVGPGYPIPNSGEDEPWKQTEEKVKYMPLQAEEGDLAIYLQRHAIEIQLDGEKFVIVPQGSILMLERSEDLY
- a CDS encoding Thioredoxin: MKVFRKLIAILVLLVMDSCQKPPSSSIDFQSVVDTPIENVLQQAAESNKLVFVDLYAVWCGPCKYMDENVFKLPSVINKFSKNFVNYKVDVESFDGVNVSLNYKVNSFPTYLFLDKDGKVVHRLEGMFTEEGLIAEADFALAQMK
- a CDS encoding Thioredoxin-like, which codes for MSICFIAKGTDGVVFLETNWSEVRKTAKSENKLIFLDLYATWCGPCKVMDKSVFSKDEVGDVFNSRYINARFDAEEGEGELLAEKFGVSEYPTYLFLNAEGDIVYKIIGYHSPVRLLREADAASKVAKTYVPLNELETDYENGNREPAFLFELIERKYQLNGAQDILLEEYLKYASQANLKTEKVLQLIANNVTSIRSKGFDVLLGSLDSFLKMTESQQKSILDGISKAKILSFKKAVNEQDETLFEELIKAVHASAYSKEGALDEERQFRYDFARLTKNFKHFAIIAHGEAGLIMQKEPESFDELDQQKIEQVKADAFRNGVTETSPRLQAAIASIEGSSRRAASFQLNEFAYGFYQMTNSPAELKDALKWSAYAIKLLETPTNWQTYALILKKLGRGGDAKKAIKRSIKLAKKEGVDTKSIQNSFKKN
- a CDS encoding cytochrome c-type biogenesis protein CcmF, coding for MKNPFVVNCRNFSESNMLRPFLGNIGHGFVVLSFVFSLIATYFFFLDSKKENNFFTWAKRAFWIQSIATVGICVSLFLIIFNHYFEYHYAWDNASLSLPLGYAISCFWQDQEGSFLLWMFWNAIVGVFLLFTFSKGKKKAFADNLHSPTMVVISAIQAFLASMILGVVFFSELKIGSSPFLLLRQSMPDLQLWATNPDFIPKDGNGLNPLLQNYWMVIHPPTLFLGFSLTMVPFAMAIASLWKKDYKSWLKLALPWSLVAAVVLGTGIIMGGVWAYETLNFGGYWNWDPVENAVYVPWIILVAAFHTLFLAQKSSTALKYSYILIIAQFILILYSTFLTRSGILGNASVHSFTDLGLSGQLLIYLLTFVVLAIVLIAIRWKDLPRDQKELDTHTPDFWVFMGVLTLSLAAFQVILTTSIPVYNAIAEGLGFDLNWAMPTDPIAHFTSFQMWLFIVAIALTGLGQYFWWRRITSKKLNELIAPLIITLLVSSIAIILTKINDWKYIILLTASIFGLVCNLSILTDLFKGKFKVAGGVIAHVGVGLMLLGIMFSSAYERTISINMTGNQIFSDSEKESRENVLLWLNRPLKMGDFTLDYRGEFVDVRGVPGYIEKKYVKPIIGSGFKGLALAPITDNNDTLVNRFDTLAYEAENTYYQVAYSDSKGNEFNLYPRFQVNESMGNVASPDIKQFWNRDIYSHVTYVTREQDKEWSAPMDYNVALRDTFFLNDYVAILDDVVGVNEIDGMELKEGDAAAVAILRLLERDGEKIMKPTFVIKEGQVWSKPVVSNELGVKAQLSRIDPVSGLFTFSISRSEREYIVLKVIEKPLINLLWLGIILLIIGITVSAVRRFQIAFK